One stretch of Numenius arquata chromosome 8, bNumArq3.hap1.1, whole genome shotgun sequence DNA includes these proteins:
- the GLYCTK gene encoding glycerate kinase — translation MSLREHALSLFRNAVGTVRPAPMLKRAVKLQGGGCPQLLVKGQAFPVKRDLYLVGFGKAVLGMAAAAEEILGDHLVRGIINVPLGIQESLQRAGMQEMLLKPHSKIQVIEGARNNLPDPEALKGAVAIQELANSLTADDLLLVLISGGGSALLPAPIPPILLKEKEKLTKMLASRGAAIQELNIVRKTLSLLKGGGLARLAYPAQVVSLILSDVIGDPLDIIASGPTVASSHSVQDCLQILTKYNLLHNLPKSVEMVLSSSPTKPTAPEDYSHVCNIIIGSNALALDEAKRQAEGLGYATLILSTAICGEVGRVATLYCQLVQLVCLGLASLGEGPLGEEVRRNLLQLVAELEIPGLNFAEFLQALQGLGPERPVCILAGGETTVQLQGTGKGGRNQELALRVGLGLHRAQAMETSSLLGRYEIIFLSGGTDGQDGPTEAAGAFCSPELVEEALQEGLNVEAFLSNNDSYTFFSQFQGGHHLLVTGLTGTNVMDIQAILIRATERS, via the exons ATGTCCCTTCGCGAGCACGCACTGTCCCTCTTCCGCAACGCGGTGGGCACCGTCCGTCCAGCTCCAATGCTGAAAAGGGCTGTGAAGCTCCAGGGAGGCGGGTGCCCTCAGCTGCTGGTGAAGGGCCAGGCCTTTCCAGTTAAGAGGGACCTGTACCTGGTAGGTTTCGGCAAAGCTGTGCTGGGAATGGCTGCAGCAGCGGAAGAGATCCTGGGAGACCACCTCGTTCGGGGGATCATCAATGTGCCGCTAGGCATCCAGGAGAGCCTGCAGCGAGCGGGAATGCA GGAGATGCtcctgaagccacacagcaaaatCCAGGTCATCGAAGGTGCCAGGAACAACCTCCCAGACCCAGAGGCTCTGAAGGGAGCAGTTGCCATCCAGGAGCTGGCTAACAGTCTGACTGCGGATGACCTGCTCCTTGTGCTCATCTCAG GAGGTGGATCAGCCCTACTGCCTGCTCCCATCCCTCCCATCCTCCtcaaagagaaggagaaactcACAAAGATGCTGGCTTCCCGAGGAGCTGCCATACAAGAGCTGAATATTGTCCGGAAGACTCTGTCCTTGCTGAAAGGTGGAGGGCTTGCCCGGCTTGCATATCCTGCACAG GTGGTGAGCCTCATCCTTTCTGATGTGATCGGTGACCCCCTGGACATCATAGCGAGCGGGCCCACTGTTGCCAGCTCCCACAGTGTCCAAGACTGCCTTCAGATACTCACCAAATACAACCTGCTGCACAACCTACCCAAGTCAGTAGAAATGGTTCTGTCCAGCTCTCCCACCAAGCCCACTGCTCCAGAAGACTACTCCCACGTTTGCAACATCATCATCGGATCAAATGCGCTGGCTTTAGATGAGGCCAAACGCCAAGCCGAGGGCCTGGGCTATGCCACTCTGATTCTGAGCACAGCCATCTGCGGGGAGGTCGGCCGTGTGGCCACGCTGTACTGCCAGCTGGTCCAGCTGGTCTGCCTGGGCTTGGCCAGCCTTGGAGAAGGGCCCCTGGGTGAGGAGGTGAGAAGGAATCTCCTgcagctggtggcagagctaGAGATCCCGGGCTTGAACTTTGCCGAGTTTCTACAAGCCCTACAAGGATTAGGGCCTGAGAGACCAGTCTGCATCCTGGCTGGTGGAGAAACCACGGTTCAGCTTCAAGGAACCGGCAAGGGAGGGAGGAACCAGGAGCTGGCCCTgcgtgtggggctggggctgcacagggCACAGGCCATGGAGACCAGCAGCCTCCTGGGGAGGTACGAGATCATCTTCCTCAGTGGGGGAACAGATGGGCAGGACGGGCCGACGGAGGCAGCGGGGGCCTTCTGCAGCCCCGAGCTGGTAGAGGAGGCACTGCAGGAGGGCCTCAACGTGGAGGCCTTTCTCAGCAACAATGACTCCTATACCTTCTTCAGCCAGTTCCAAGGTGGGCATCACCTCCTGGTGACAGGCTTGACGGGCACCAACGTCATGGACATCCAGGCCATTTTAATTAGAGCCACAGAGAGATCATGA